The Coccidioides posadasii str. Silveira chromosome 2, complete sequence genomic interval GCCATGTGATATCGTTAAAGACGTGATTCTTGAGTGCCGCAATAGCCGAAGGGAGCGCGGTTACAGTTTTAGGCCCAGACTGAAACTCAACAGCGGGTGTGTTCATGGCCAAACCAGAAACATGGTCAAGATGAGGATGGGTGACAAGGATAGACGCAATAATCTCACGAAATATATAAGCAGCATTTGCTCGCGCAGTCAGGTTTGGAATATCAAGGCCGACAAAAGGCCCGCCCGAGATCGTTGGCCTCTCAATTTTCGTCTTCTCGTCTCGTTCAATGGTCGTATAACGCTCGAGGATTCGTCCAATCCCAGACATCAGTATTCCAGCGTCAACAGCTACGACGGAGTTTTTGCTCCAGTTCGTGGCCGTTGACCGGACGAGAAGGCCCGTGACATCATCTTCGCATGGTCCGCCTGAAGAGCCCTGCGCAAGACTATCAGCATCGACTGTACCAGAAAGATGTTCACCCTTCGAAGCTGGTTTGTTTTCGCTGAAAATATCCCTCACTGGCGGTTTACCTAACAACAACAGGGCCGTATGCCCTaaaaagaaatggaaaaaaaaaaaaaaaaaaagactcgGAAGAGAGAGACTTCCGGGAATGCCAACAAAATTCATGGGCGCTGTAACCTGAATCCTGACACAAAGCAACCGAAAACTGAGAAAGAAACAATTTTTGAAACTCACCAGTATGATAACCTGGAACGCACTGTCGCCTCGGCTGCTGGCTCGCTGCACGGCTTTGCCGCCTCCTTCAGCGGCACGACGAGGCATTGGAAGCTGTGCTCTTCACTGTATCGCCCCTTTCAAGTGTTGACAAAATACAGGCCCCAGCCCACGGGGTTATCAATCACCAAAGGACGAACTGGTGAAGAATGTTTATTCTCATGACCCAGGTCCGAACAAGCGATGGTGTCCGGGTGCCTGTGTATATGTGTGTGGGTGGGTATTGGTGtgtctgtgtgtgtgtgtgttcCGAGCTGGTGGTCAGCCAATACAGCCTAGGATCGGGCGGCGGCGGCGCAGTCGCATGTGCAGGGCCGCGTCTGGAGATGCCCGGTTGTTTGTCGGGCGGCGAAGGGCGCCGTTGGCAGGAGAAGGCACGGACGGGCGGTTATCGCGGCGTTGGAGAGGAGGAACGGTGGTTGACAGCGCTGCGCAATGCCCTGCGGGCTGAGGAAGCGGTGGGAAATCCGGGCATGCGGCTTTTCAAACGCAGGGAGACGTTTATCTAAAATGATCAACTATCAGTTGGTAGCCCGGTACTATTGCGTGCGATGATCCTTTTAGTCGAGCGAGACCCAAAGAAGAAATCCTTCTCGCCACGGTAAATAAAGAGAGAGATGCTGCGGAGACGCCCCGGGGGGGGGTAAGAGACTCAACTCACCCTCAGCCCGTGGTGAATCGGCAATTCGATAACTACACAGGTTAGATTACTTACCATGCGGGTCAACATGCGGagttgcttttctttttcagcTTCCCCCCGAGAAACGGAGTCGCGCCAACCAAAGTATGTAAGCTTTTCCAACAGGTCAAATTTTGAGTTTGTAGGGCGAACGAGAGTTGCGCCGCTCGTCGGTTCGCCTGCAATCCTGCTTGGTAGCGGGAGGAAAAGCGATCAAAGGGAACAGGCCGCGACCGAAAAAGCAACCGACGGAAGGGCGGTAAAATCAAATAGATCGACGCCGCTGAAGCACAGCATCCTCCTCTGTATTGTACTCAAACACATAAATAAACATAATCACACAAGATTGAGGTTGGTGAGCCAGAACGCCcgcctctttttttctttttttttttttttttttttttttggtctcaACCCCCCCGACCCGTGTGACTCCTCAAATTGGCCTCGAAATTTCGAGCAAAACCGCGGGCGGCATTGTATCGAGCAAGGATCAGGCCCCCAGCCCTATCTTTTTTGGCGCTTGTGTTTCCTTGGGACACGAACGCCAGGTGGAGCACCCCAAGTGCCTTTCATCGACTCGGCAGATGCAGCTAAGACCTCGCCGATACGAGGATTTTGACACATTTTTGCCTCTAGTCACATTGGAGGACAAGGCGGCGCAACGAGGTCGTCGTGTTCTGAGAGGTCGTAAGGGGATGGTGTGCATGGCAAGACCGCCCCTTGTCTATCCAACGTCATCCATCCCTTGGAGCGGGAGGTTCCTTTGTTTGTGTGGCTACGGGCATGGATCTGGTGTTCCGACCGGGGGTACGGACGAAGCAGTATACTAGCATATACGCGATATCAGACGAAGAGATCTGAGATCTCTCAGAAAGACTGGATGTGGAGGGTATGTACTTAGATGGCTATTGCCAGTATGCCCAACAGGTTATCACGAACAATCTGTACAAAAACAATCGTTGTCAACTATAAAGCAGTCCACCATAGCATCCCATGTCCACAGACCATAGAACAAACCCCCGCACACACGTGCAACGCTAGAGTCAATAATAGGATATTTATCAAACAAGGCAAAAGAGTCCAGTGGAGTGGCAAACTTGAGTAATACAGGATTCTGCATTTGCATATTCTCACAGGTTGGATACTGGGATTTATAAAAAGGGTCATAACTTCATTCGAGGTAGAACGCCAACAGAGGAAAACGGacaaagataaaaagaaattaAGAGATCAGCTCGAAAGCTGCTATTACCTCCTCGTAGTCCTAGGGAACCATTAAACGCCACCACACAGCATGATCGCTAAAACACGGATAATCAAATAGGGAAAGGTAGGGTAGGTAGGATGCAATGGGTGGCGATCGATGTCTAGTAGATGTCAAGGCGCTTGATGTAACAATCGAAGAAAAGGATATCAACTGAAAGCGCTATActtgctgttgttgctgcaATACAGCCGCATCATAGGAAGGTATAGGAGGGTCATTGGGGTCTGGATGAATGTCGATTCTCGCATCGCCACTCTGGCCGTTTGGGGGACTTGTGGCTGGGCTTGAATATTCGGGTGGTGGTTGATCTAGGATGGCGGCATCAACATCACTGTCATTTTCTCCGGCTTGAGCAGAGTTCGACGTTCCTTCACCGACGTCATGTGGTGGAGATATATGTGGGAGCGGGGCGAGAGAAATATCTGTTGGAGACCGGACAGGACCGCCTTGACCAAGCCTGATCGTGCCACTTCGAGTTCGCGAATGAGCAGATCCCCACCATTGGGGCGTCTGTGAGTTCTCACGGCCCGTCTCAAGCAAAATACTGCCTTGTTCACTCCCATATGGAGGGGGAGGAGCCAAGCTTCCGGTCATAGGAGCCAGGCCCCATTTCTTCACGTTGGCTTCGATGAAAACAAAGCCCAGCTGGCCAAAATTCACATGTACTGTGCACGGTCCATTGGCGCCGACCGTTGGGAAGAAATTTTGAGATTTGAGGCCGTGAGCCACGTCTTCGAGCTTCTTTCCGTTACGGGTGAAGAAGATGGTTCCGCTTCGTGGACGATAACCGACACCAACGACATCACCTTGTACAAATTCAGGTCCGTAGAGTGTAGGAGTGAATGGTTGATTATGGCGGCGATGGCCTGTGGACTGATAGGAGATAGAGGTTTTATGGAACCCTAAAGAGAAGGAAATTCAAGTCAGCAGCTATCCGGATTAACTTGCTGCGTGGCTGTCCGTACCAGGTAATCTGAATAATGGATAGGGCTTTGTGGTCATGCCTATACTGATAAGGCTCGTTTCAGGTTTGTCGTATATTTTAGCCTCCCAGTAGTAGACTTCGTTCTGTTTGGGCACGGGCAAGTTGCTTTGGACACTGCACTCTGAATCGAAAAATTCAATCTCGGTTCGCGCTTCAACAAAACAATTTGCGATCTCCAGCTCTGGTTCAAACTCCCATGCGGAAACACCTTTTTCTTGGATCGCTAGAAACTGAGATAGCGAGATATCGGTCTGCGCGGATTCGGGAGGGTTTGCTTGGATGAACGCTGGAGGAGTGGACACGCGAGAGTTAGAACGCAACGGCTTCCCAAAGTAGACAGGATGACCACCCTTTTTATATCAATGAAAACGCACCTTTAGCTCTCATATACTCTGCCTGCTGCAGCTCATCCATGGACTCAAGAGCCTCGGCCTCCTCCCTCGCAAAGGCCTGTTCATCGTCATATTCACCGGGCCGTCCGAGGCGGTCGAGTATGATGCGGCCACGCTGTGT includes:
- the SSH4 gene encoding Rsp5p-dependent ubiquitination, sorting of cargo proteins at the multivesicular body (EggNog:ENOG410PHKF~COG:U~TransMembrane:1 (o73-97i)~BUSCO:6687at33183) — encoded protein: MFSRDDLVTTLTTSLIQGTPAPSSQSSIHRRFGSFQQATEPVNHGYRPSRVSASEKSIMFSLGGNVGSTGKGILIGILSALGSAGIAIIVLSLVFFLRYTQRGRIILDRLGRPGEYDDEQAFAREEAEALESMDELQQAEYMRAKAFIQANPPESAQTDISLSQFLAIQEKGVSAWEFEPELEIANCFVEARTEIEFFDSECSVQSNLPVPKQNEVYYWEAKIYDKPETSLISIGMTTKPYPLFRLPGFHKTSISYQSTGHRRHNQPFTPTLYGPEFVQGDVVGVGYRPRSGTIFFTRNGKKLEDVAHGLKSQNFFPTVGANGPCTVHVNFGQLGFVFIEANVKKWGLAPMTGSLAPPPPYGSEQGSILLETGRENSQTPQWWGSAHSRTRSGTIRLGQGGPVRSPTDISLAPLPHISPPHDVGEGTSNSAQAGENDSDVDAAILDQPPPEYSSPATSPPNGQSGDARIDIHPDPNDPPIPSYDAAVLQQQQQV